The Williamsia sp. DF01-3 genome has a window encoding:
- a CDS encoding pyruvate carboxylase yields MFRKVLVANRGEIAIRAFRAAYELGAGTVAVFPFEDRNSIHRLKADEAYQIGEPGHPVRAYLSVEEVIAAARRAGADAIYPGYGFLSENPDLAAACADAGITFVGPSADILELTGNKSRAIAAAREAGLPVLASSEASVDVDELMAAAESMRFPVFVKAVAGGGGRGMRRVETIDGLREAIEAAAREANSAFGDASVFLEQAVIAPRHIEVQILADQHGNVMHLFERDCSVQRRHQKVIELAPAPNMPPGLREKICADAVAFAKKIGYSCAGTVEFLVDRDGNHVFIEMNPRIQVEHTVTEEITDVDLVQSQLRIAAGETLAELGLSQEAVAIRGAAMQCRITTEDPTNGFRPDTGRITAYRTPGGAGVRLDGGATLGAEVSAHFDSMLVKLTCRGRDFETAVARSRRALAEFRIRGVATNVPFLQAVLDDPDFRTGNVTTSFIEERPQLLTSRVSADRGTRILNYLADVTVNKPHGERPATVYPRDKLPDIDVSAPADGSRQRLLSLGPEGFAADLRASKALGVTDTTFRDAHQSLLATRVRTTGLVAIAPYVAAMTPQLLSVECWGGATYDVALRFLKEDPWDRLAQLREAMPNINLQMLLRGANTVGYTPYPQKVTRSFVAEAAATGIDIFRIFDALNNVDQMRPAIDAVRETGTTIAEVALSYTGDLSNPAENLYTLDYYLRLAEQLVEAGAHVLAIKDMAGLLRPQAATTLVSALRMNFDVPVHVHTHDTPGGQLATYLAAWQAGADAVDGASAAMAGTTSQPALSAIVAATAHTEYDTGLDLAAVCELEPYWEALRKVYAPFESGLPAPTGRVYTHEIPGGQLSNLRQQAIGLGLGDRFEQVEHAYAAADRMLGRLIKVTPSSKVVGDLALALVGTGVSADDFAQDPASYDIPDSVIGFLRGELGEPAGGWPEPLRTRALAGRAPAKPVTDLSAEDEAALDGDSATRRQTLNRLLFPGPTRDYEEHQTAYGDTSSLSANQFFYGLRYGDEHRVELEPGVELLIGLEAISEADERGMRTVMCILNGQLRPVQVRDRSLKVDVLVAEKAVSGNPKHIAAPFAGVVTTVVEPGQHIEPGATIGSIEAMKMEAAITTPTGGTIKRIAITTVAQVEGGDLLVELE; encoded by the coding sequence ATGTTTCGCAAGGTGTTGGTGGCCAACCGGGGCGAGATCGCGATTCGTGCTTTTCGTGCTGCGTATGAGTTGGGTGCGGGGACGGTGGCGGTGTTCCCGTTCGAGGATCGCAATTCGATTCACCGTCTGAAGGCTGACGAGGCCTATCAGATCGGTGAGCCGGGGCATCCGGTGCGGGCGTATTTGTCGGTCGAGGAGGTCATCGCGGCGGCGCGGCGTGCGGGTGCCGACGCGATCTATCCGGGGTACGGGTTCTTGTCGGAGAATCCTGACTTGGCTGCGGCGTGTGCGGATGCGGGGATCACCTTTGTGGGTCCGTCTGCGGACATCTTGGAGTTGACGGGTAACAAGTCTCGGGCGATCGCTGCGGCGCGGGAGGCGGGTCTGCCGGTGTTGGCGTCGTCCGAGGCGTCGGTGGATGTTGATGAGTTGATGGCCGCTGCCGAGTCGATGCGGTTCCCGGTGTTCGTCAAGGCGGTCGCTGGTGGCGGTGGCCGTGGGATGCGGCGGGTGGAGACCATCGACGGTCTGCGCGAGGCCATCGAAGCTGCTGCCCGCGAGGCGAATTCGGCGTTCGGAGATGCGTCGGTGTTCTTGGAGCAGGCGGTGATCGCCCCGCGTCATATCGAGGTGCAGATCCTGGCTGATCAGCATGGCAACGTGATGCACCTGTTCGAGCGTGATTGCAGTGTGCAGCGTCGCCATCAGAAGGTGATCGAGCTGGCGCCGGCACCGAACATGCCGCCGGGGTTGCGGGAGAAGATCTGCGCTGACGCGGTCGCGTTCGCGAAGAAGATCGGTTACTCGTGTGCCGGGACGGTGGAGTTTTTGGTCGACCGCGACGGTAATCATGTGTTCATCGAGATGAATCCACGGATCCAGGTCGAGCACACCGTGACCGAGGAGATCACCGACGTCGATTTGGTGCAGTCCCAGTTGCGGATCGCTGCGGGCGAGACGTTGGCGGAGTTGGGGTTGTCGCAGGAGGCGGTGGCGATCCGCGGCGCGGCGATGCAGTGCCGGATCACCACCGAGGATCCGACGAACGGTTTCCGCCCGGACACGGGTCGGATCACCGCGTACCGCACTCCGGGTGGGGCGGGGGTGCGTCTGGATGGTGGGGCGACGTTGGGTGCGGAGGTCAGCGCGCATTTCGACTCGATGCTGGTCAAGTTGACGTGCCGGGGCCGGGACTTCGAGACCGCGGTGGCGCGGTCGCGGCGGGCGCTGGCCGAGTTCCGGATCCGCGGTGTCGCCACGAATGTGCCGTTCCTGCAGGCTGTGTTGGATGACCCGGACTTTCGGACGGGGAACGTGACGACGTCGTTCATCGAGGAACGCCCACAGTTGCTGACCTCGCGGGTCTCGGCCGACCGCGGTACCCGGATTCTGAACTATCTCGCTGATGTGACGGTGAACAAGCCGCACGGGGAACGTCCGGCGACGGTCTATCCGCGCGACAAACTCCCCGATATCGACGTCAGTGCCCCGGCCGACGGGTCCCGGCAACGGCTCCTGTCGTTGGGCCCGGAGGGGTTCGCGGCGGATCTGCGGGCGTCGAAAGCCCTCGGTGTCACCGACACCACGTTCCGGGATGCTCACCAGTCGTTGTTGGCGACGCGGGTCCGTACCACCGGGTTGGTCGCGATCGCCCCGTATGTGGCGGCGATGACCCCGCAGTTGTTGTCGGTGGAGTGTTGGGGCGGCGCAACCTACGACGTCGCGCTGCGGTTCTTGAAGGAAGATCCGTGGGATCGGTTGGCGCAGCTCCGCGAAGCTATGCCCAACATCAACCTGCAGATGCTGCTGCGGGGAGCGAACACGGTCGGATACACCCCGTATCCGCAGAAGGTGACCCGCTCGTTTGTGGCCGAAGCCGCCGCGACGGGAATCGACATCTTCCGGATCTTCGACGCGCTGAACAATGTGGATCAGATGCGGCCGGCGATCGACGCGGTCCGCGAGACCGGCACCACGATCGCAGAGGTCGCCCTGTCCTACACCGGGGATCTGTCGAATCCGGCCGAGAATCTGTACACCCTGGACTATTACCTGCGGCTGGCTGAACAGCTGGTGGAGGCCGGCGCTCACGTGTTGGCGATCAAAGACATGGCCGGACTGCTGCGCCCGCAAGCGGCAACCACGTTGGTCTCAGCGTTGCGCATGAACTTTGATGTGCCGGTGCACGTGCACACCCACGACACCCCGGGCGGGCAGTTGGCGACGTATCTGGCGGCGTGGCAGGCCGGCGCGGATGCGGTCGATGGTGCGAGCGCGGCGATGGCCGGCACCACCAGCCAGCCTGCGTTGTCGGCGATCGTCGCCGCGACGGCGCACACCGAGTACGACACCGGGCTGGACCTGGCCGCGGTATGCGAGCTCGAGCCGTATTGGGAGGCTCTACGGAAGGTGTACGCCCCGTTCGAGTCCGGGCTCCCCGCCCCGACGGGCCGGGTGTACACCCACGAGATCCCGGGTGGGCAGTTGTCGAACCTGCGTCAGCAGGCCATCGGTTTGGGCCTGGGGGATCGGTTCGAACAGGTTGAACATGCCTACGCCGCCGCGGACCGGATGCTGGGGCGGTTGATCAAGGTCACCCCGTCCTCGAAGGTCGTCGGTGATCTCGCCCTGGCGTTGGTGGGCACCGGGGTCAGTGCCGACGACTTCGCGCAGGACCCGGCGTCCTACGACATCCCTGATTCGGTGATCGGGTTCCTGCGCGGCGAACTGGGTGAACCGGCCGGTGGTTGGCCTGAACCGCTACGGACTCGGGCGTTGGCTGGGCGGGCCCCGGCCAAACCGGTCACCGACCTGTCCGCCGAGGATGAGGCGGCCCTCGACGGCGACAGCGCGACCCGGCGACAGACGTTGAACCGGTTGCTGTTCCCGGGCCCCACCCGCGATTACGAAGAGCATCAAACCGCTTACGGCGATACCTCCAGTCTCTCGGCCAACCAGTTCTTCTACGGACTGCGGTACGGCGACGAACACCGGGTGGAACTCGAACCCGGTGTGGAACTGCTCATCGGTTTGGAAGCGATCAGCGAGGCCGACGAACGAGGCATGCGCACGGTGATGTGCATCCTCAACGGTCAACTCCGGCCGGTCCAGGTGCGTGATCGTTCCCTCAAGGTCGACGTCCTCGTCGCCGAAAAAGCAGTATCTGGTAACCCCAAACACATCGCCGCACCCTTTGCCGGGGTGGTCACCACCGTCGTCGAACCCGGACAACACATCGAACCCGGCGCCACCATCGGCTCCATCGAGGCCATGAAAATGGAAGCCGCCATCACCACCCCCACCGGCGGCACCATCAAACGCATCGCAATCACCACCGTCGCACAAGTCGAAGGCGGAGACCTGCTGGTGGAGCTGGAGTAG
- a CDS encoding hydroxymethylglutaryl-CoA lyase — protein sequence MDTVQLVEVSPRDGLQNEKTVLSVDDKVELINRSVAAGARRIEAVSFANPKRVPQMAGAEEVMAQLPRDDGVSYIGLVLNRRGLDRALAAGVDEINAVVVATDEFSMRNQGCTVAEGISAWEHIAADARAAGISTTVTIAASFGCPFSGEVDPAWVIEVAQRVAAAGPDEIAFADTIGVGVPSQVRALAAGAQSAAPGIPVRWHFHNTRNTGYANALAALETGAAALDASIGGFGGCPFAPAATGNIASEDLVYALDRSGVHTGVDLESLASTATWLGARLSKDVPAQLGRAGNFPPS from the coding sequence ATGGACACTGTGCAATTGGTGGAGGTCAGTCCGCGCGACGGACTGCAGAATGAGAAGACCGTGCTGTCGGTGGACGACAAGGTCGAACTGATCAACCGCAGCGTGGCGGCAGGAGCCCGGCGCATCGAAGCCGTCAGTTTTGCCAATCCGAAACGCGTCCCCCAGATGGCCGGCGCCGAGGAGGTGATGGCGCAGCTACCCCGCGATGACGGTGTCTCCTATATCGGCCTGGTGCTCAATCGTCGCGGCCTGGACCGGGCCTTGGCCGCGGGAGTCGACGAGATCAACGCCGTGGTCGTCGCGACCGATGAGTTCAGCATGCGGAACCAGGGTTGCACGGTGGCAGAAGGCATCTCGGCCTGGGAGCACATAGCCGCCGACGCCCGCGCCGCCGGAATCTCCACCACGGTCACGATAGCTGCGTCGTTCGGATGCCCGTTCAGCGGTGAAGTTGATCCCGCGTGGGTCATCGAGGTGGCACAGCGTGTGGCGGCCGCGGGTCCCGACGAGATCGCGTTCGCCGACACGATCGGGGTGGGTGTCCCCTCTCAGGTGCGCGCGCTCGCAGCCGGTGCGCAAAGCGCCGCTCCGGGAATTCCGGTGCGTTGGCACTTCCACAACACCCGGAACACCGGCTACGCCAACGCGCTCGCCGCGCTGGAGACCGGTGCGGCAGCACTGGACGCGAGCATCGGCGGATTCGGCGGTTGCCCTTTCGCCCCCGCGGCCACGGGCAACATCGCATCCGAGGATCTCGTCTACGCGCTCGACCGCTCAGGCGTTCATACCGGCGTCGACCTCGAATCGCTCGCCTCTACGGCGACCTGGCTCGGTGCCCGATTGTCCAAAGACGTTCCCGCACAGCTCGGCCGGGCAGGCAACTTCCCGCCCAGCTGA
- a CDS encoding GntR family transcriptional regulator, giving the protein MTRAVDRVYSHIREAIIDGRYGPGARLGEVEIAELTRTSRTPVREALRQLEMEGLVEVLPHRGARVYEWSAEDLEEIYDLRMVLEAMAASRAASRIEGKDIDRMAELCDLMENAADRHHLDLVAQLNDEFHAIVRSAAASTRLMTMLNAVIQLPLVMRTFHQYAPDDLARSCAHHRDLVAALRSGDEVWADSVMRAHVRAAKSVLLQALTAGNVQTGQAECETGDEGMRDA; this is encoded by the coding sequence GTGACGCGAGCAGTGGACCGGGTGTACTCACATATTCGTGAGGCGATCATCGACGGTCGATACGGGCCAGGAGCGCGGCTCGGTGAGGTCGAGATCGCCGAACTGACGAGGACGAGTCGAACTCCCGTGCGCGAAGCGTTGCGGCAACTGGAGATGGAGGGGCTCGTCGAGGTCCTGCCACACCGGGGTGCTCGTGTCTACGAGTGGAGCGCAGAAGATCTCGAGGAGATCTACGACCTTCGAATGGTTCTCGAGGCCATGGCTGCATCGCGTGCGGCGAGTCGGATCGAGGGCAAGGACATCGACCGGATGGCCGAGCTGTGTGACCTGATGGAGAACGCTGCCGACCGCCACCACCTCGATCTCGTCGCACAACTCAATGACGAGTTCCATGCGATTGTCCGTTCGGCGGCCGCGAGCACACGGTTGATGACGATGCTCAACGCGGTCATCCAACTGCCCCTGGTGATGCGGACCTTTCATCAATATGCGCCGGACGACCTTGCTCGCAGCTGTGCCCATCACCGCGACCTCGTGGCCGCGCTGCGCAGCGGAGACGAGGTATGGGCGGATTCGGTGATGCGCGCACACGTGCGGGCGGCCAAATCCGTTCTCCTGCAAGCCTTGACGGCAGGAAACGTGCAGACGGGGCAGGCCGAGTGTGAAACCGGCGACGAAGGAATGAGGGACGCGTAA
- a CDS encoding CoA transferase codes for MTEETVSAGPLTDLRVVEMGQLLAGPFCGQLLADFGAEVIKLESPGSGDPMRQWGREKPHGKSLWWPVVARGKKSVTCNLRTPEGQDLARQIIAKADVVVENFRPGTLERWGLGVDQLQEINPGLIVARVSGYGQTGPYSARAGFGSIGEAMGGIRYITGDPGSVPSRAGISLGDSLAAVFATVGVLAALHHREKTGRGQLVDSAIYEAVLAMMESLLPEWAIGGYQRERTGSVLPNIAPSNVYPTKSDDMILVAANQDSVFGRLATAMKRTELIDDPRYRDHASRGANMTELDDLIADWTRSYEAGELLDLLHEAGVPAGKIYTASDMFNDPHFAARDAIVKLAHPDFGEIPMHGVFPKLSETPGGVRHPGPALGQHNHAIYGGLLGLTEAEQTAFTERGVI; via the coding sequence GTGACCGAGGAAACAGTAAGCGCCGGACCGTTGACCGACCTGAGGGTGGTCGAGATGGGCCAACTGCTGGCAGGACCGTTCTGCGGTCAACTTCTCGCCGACTTCGGGGCGGAGGTGATCAAACTGGAGTCACCCGGATCGGGAGATCCCATGAGGCAGTGGGGCCGGGAGAAGCCCCACGGCAAGTCGTTGTGGTGGCCGGTGGTCGCCCGCGGGAAAAAATCCGTGACCTGCAACCTGCGGACCCCTGAGGGGCAGGATCTGGCTAGGCAGATCATCGCGAAAGCTGACGTGGTGGTCGAGAACTTCCGGCCGGGGACTCTGGAACGTTGGGGTCTCGGTGTCGACCAGCTCCAGGAGATCAACCCGGGGCTCATCGTGGCGCGGGTCAGTGGTTACGGCCAGACCGGCCCGTATTCCGCCCGCGCAGGGTTCGGGTCGATCGGCGAGGCCATGGGCGGAATCCGTTACATCACAGGCGATCCGGGATCAGTGCCTTCGCGGGCCGGAATCTCGCTGGGTGATTCACTCGCTGCCGTATTCGCCACGGTTGGTGTACTGGCTGCACTGCACCACAGGGAGAAGACCGGTCGCGGTCAACTGGTCGACTCGGCGATCTATGAGGCCGTCCTGGCGATGATGGAATCTCTGTTGCCTGAATGGGCAATCGGGGGATACCAGCGTGAACGCACCGGCTCGGTGCTGCCGAACATCGCGCCGAGCAACGTCTACCCGACGAAGTCGGATGACATGATTCTCGTTGCGGCCAACCAGGACAGCGTTTTCGGGCGGCTGGCCACGGCGATGAAACGAACCGAACTCATCGACGACCCCCGCTACCGGGACCATGCTTCGCGCGGAGCGAACATGACCGAGCTCGACGACCTCATCGCCGACTGGACGAGATCATACGAAGCCGGAGAGCTTCTCGACCTCCTCCACGAGGCCGGGGTCCCCGCAGGAAAGATCTACACCGCCAGCGACATGTTCAACGATCCGCATTTCGCAGCCCGCGACGCCATCGTCAAACTCGCCCACCCCGACTTCGGCGAAATCCCCATGCACGGCGTCTTTCCCAAGCTGAGCGAGACGCCCGGCGGGGTGCGCCACCCTGGGCCCGCGTTGGGCCAACACAACCATGCCATCTATGGCGGCCTGTTGGGGCTGACCGAAGCAGAGCAGACAGCGTTCACCGAGCGGGGCGTGATCTGA
- a CDS encoding hydantoinase/oxoprolinase family protein, which produces MRYRLGVDVGGTFTDVLLLEETSGTTWRAKTPSTPADQSVGVLNGVRKVCAEAGIELAEVGQVLHGTTVATNAILQNKGARVGLVTTDGFRQVLQIARSFVPGGLAGWIIWPKPEPLARLEDTIEVAGRIAADGSEVTPLDESQARTALAALKGEGIEALTISLINSYANDDHEQRVAVWAAEELPGIPVSISSHVLPEMREYERTLTTVANSYVQPEVSRYVKNLDTSLRETGIEAPLSILRSDGGLVQSAKAAEDPVSLLLSGPAGGVTGAVWFAEQAGFSDFLTFDMGGTSTDVALVLGGEPRIGRETKVGDLAVRATSVDVRTVGAGGGSIAHVPELTKALRVGPQSAGADPGPASYGGGGTEPTVTDANVVLGYLPGELAGGEVTLDVEAGRQAVATVADAMGLESIESAAAGIVDIVNENMFGALRLVSVQQGYDPRDFALVSFGGAGPLHANALGRLTGSWPVIVPPSPGVLCAYGDATTCVRDESARTLVRAFSATTDEEIRSALAELAESAAERLASEGVPVDEQTAKYQVDLRYHGQGFEIPVDLDPGVLEGGEVLASLGDAFDAEHQRLFSFLLKNEREVINLRVTVSGPRPEVAWKELPDGGSDPSAALIKETEVWMDGGHVSAGIYDRDKLLAGNVVPGPAVITEMDSTTLVLAGHAATVHSSASLLIRPV; this is translated from the coding sequence ATGCGATACCGGCTCGGAGTTGATGTCGGTGGCACGTTCACCGACGTGCTCCTCCTCGAAGAAACGTCCGGAACGACGTGGCGGGCGAAGACGCCATCGACGCCGGCCGACCAGTCTGTCGGCGTTCTCAACGGCGTGAGGAAGGTCTGCGCCGAGGCAGGCATCGAACTCGCGGAGGTCGGACAGGTTCTTCACGGCACCACGGTCGCCACCAATGCCATCCTGCAGAACAAGGGGGCCAGGGTCGGGCTGGTCACCACCGATGGCTTCAGGCAGGTGTTGCAAATTGCCCGGTCATTCGTTCCAGGGGGCTTGGCGGGGTGGATCATCTGGCCCAAACCCGAGCCCCTGGCACGACTGGAGGACACGATCGAGGTGGCAGGCCGGATAGCAGCCGACGGGTCGGAGGTGACGCCACTGGACGAGTCGCAGGCACGCACCGCGCTCGCCGCGCTGAAGGGGGAGGGCATCGAGGCGCTGACCATTTCGTTGATCAATTCCTACGCCAACGATGACCATGAGCAGCGTGTGGCGGTGTGGGCTGCAGAGGAACTCCCGGGTATCCCGGTCTCCATCTCGAGCCACGTCCTGCCCGAGATGCGCGAATACGAGAGAACCCTGACAACCGTGGCGAACAGCTACGTGCAGCCGGAGGTCTCCCGGTACGTGAAGAACCTCGACACTTCGTTGCGCGAGACCGGCATCGAAGCACCGTTGTCGATACTGCGCAGCGACGGTGGCCTGGTGCAGTCCGCGAAAGCGGCGGAAGACCCTGTGTCGCTACTGTTGTCGGGGCCTGCTGGCGGGGTGACCGGTGCCGTGTGGTTCGCAGAGCAGGCCGGATTCTCCGACTTCCTCACCTTCGACATGGGCGGCACCTCCACCGATGTCGCACTCGTTCTCGGCGGTGAACCCAGGATCGGACGCGAGACCAAGGTCGGCGATCTCGCTGTCCGAGCCACCAGTGTCGATGTGCGCACGGTCGGTGCCGGTGGTGGTTCGATCGCCCACGTTCCCGAACTCACCAAGGCGCTGCGGGTAGGGCCTCAATCGGCGGGTGCCGATCCGGGGCCCGCGTCGTACGGCGGAGGTGGGACCGAGCCCACCGTCACCGATGCCAACGTGGTCCTCGGATATCTGCCCGGTGAATTGGCCGGCGGTGAGGTGACTCTCGACGTCGAGGCCGGGCGGCAGGCTGTGGCAACGGTGGCCGATGCCATGGGCCTCGAGAGCATCGAGTCGGCGGCGGCAGGGATCGTCGACATCGTCAACGAGAACATGTTCGGCGCGCTGCGCCTGGTGAGTGTGCAACAGGGCTACGACCCAAGGGATTTCGCACTCGTGTCCTTCGGTGGTGCCGGGCCGCTGCACGCAAACGCGCTGGGACGGCTCACCGGTTCCTGGCCTGTCATCGTGCCGCCCTCACCCGGGGTGCTGTGTGCCTACGGCGATGCCACCACGTGCGTGCGCGACGAGAGTGCCCGCACTCTGGTTCGTGCATTCTCCGCCACAACAGACGAGGAAATACGTTCGGCTCTGGCCGAACTCGCCGAGTCGGCCGCCGAACGTCTGGCCTCCGAAGGCGTGCCCGTCGATGAGCAGACGGCCAAGTATCAGGTGGATCTGCGGTATCACGGGCAGGGTTTCGAGATCCCGGTCGACCTCGACCCCGGCGTGCTGGAGGGCGGCGAGGTACTGGCCAGTCTGGGCGATGCGTTTGATGCCGAGCACCAGCGGCTCTTCTCGTTCCTGCTCAAGAACGAGCGTGAGGTGATCAACCTCAGGGTGACCGTCAGCGGACCCCGGCCGGAGGTGGCGTGGAAAGAGTTGCCCGACGGGGGGTCCGACCCATCGGCGGCATTGATCAAGGAGACCGAGGTCTGGATGGACGGTGGTCACGTCTCCGCCGGGATCTACGACCGCGACAAACTACTCGCCGGCAACGTGGTGCCCGGGCCGGCAGTCATCACCGAGATGGACTCCACCACCTTGGTGCTGGCCGGCCACGCCGCAACCGTGCATTCCAGCGCCAGCCTCCTCATACGGCCTGTGTGA
- a CDS encoding hydantoinase B/oxoprolinase family protein, with translation MATIIESTTAPVNKVPVDPVTLDIIENALRNARYEMDEVLFRTALSPGIREQHDEFPLIADPAGKMVVGQFGLSVPDFLDNFDGTVGEGDILLTSDPYACGAAISHANDWLIVLPIFHSGRVVGWSSMFGHMSDVGGSTPSSMPADAHTIYEEGVIIPPFKLYDKGELNETALDIILNQVRMPDWNRADLNGLVAACTTASRRIVELCDRFGADVYLSALDALLDRNYQAMKVLLATLFIDGETIEFSDYICDDGCGYGPYKLTIKLTRHGEKIHLDFSEEAPQAVGPINYFINENLVRMFFGIYVITIADPQILWNDGFYPLIDVTIPEDSFWKPRFPAALNGRNHGIGRVFDLFGGLLGQNNPEILNAAGFSSSPHFMYSGHYDGGPRDGEWFQLYSIGFGGIPGRPIGDGPDGHSLWPSFVNIPCEYLESYYPLRIERWETIADTGGAGLHRGGNGVDVAYHFEEPGTIAVHDDRWLTYPWGVNGGKPGARGRKWLIRASGETEVLPSKIHDVEVGRGDVLHFVTWGGGGWGDPLARDPEVVALEVRRGLVSVDGAAEAYGVVCDDRGAIDAPATEARRQRLSADRGELPIFDMGPPIPEILERCETETGLPAPRPPVNVRKAVRA, from the coding sequence ATGGCCACCATCATCGAAAGCACCACCGCACCCGTGAACAAGGTGCCGGTCGACCCGGTCACCCTCGACATCATCGAGAACGCCTTGCGTAACGCCCGGTACGAGATGGACGAGGTGCTGTTCCGCACCGCACTGTCGCCAGGTATTCGAGAGCAACACGACGAGTTCCCCCTCATCGCCGATCCGGCCGGGAAAATGGTTGTCGGACAATTCGGTCTGTCGGTACCGGACTTCCTCGACAACTTCGACGGCACGGTCGGAGAGGGCGACATCCTGCTGACCTCGGACCCGTATGCCTGTGGGGCCGCCATCAGTCATGCCAACGACTGGCTCATCGTTCTGCCCATCTTCCACAGCGGCCGGGTGGTGGGTTGGTCGTCCATGTTCGGGCACATGTCCGATGTCGGTGGAAGCACACCTTCTTCGATGCCCGCGGACGCGCACACCATCTACGAAGAAGGCGTGATAATTCCGCCGTTCAAGCTCTATGACAAGGGTGAACTCAATGAGACCGCGCTCGACATCATCCTCAACCAGGTGCGCATGCCGGACTGGAACCGAGCTGATCTCAACGGACTGGTAGCCGCCTGCACGACCGCCTCACGGCGGATCGTGGAGTTGTGTGACCGGTTCGGGGCGGACGTGTACCTCTCGGCGCTCGACGCCCTGCTCGACCGGAACTACCAGGCGATGAAGGTGCTCCTGGCAACGCTGTTCATCGACGGCGAGACCATCGAGTTCAGTGACTACATCTGTGATGACGGTTGCGGCTACGGGCCGTACAAACTGACGATCAAGTTGACCCGGCATGGCGAGAAGATCCATCTCGACTTCTCCGAGGAGGCGCCGCAGGCCGTCGGGCCGATCAACTACTTCATCAACGAGAACCTCGTCCGGATGTTCTTCGGCATCTACGTGATCACGATCGCCGACCCTCAGATCCTCTGGAACGACGGGTTCTATCCGCTCATCGACGTGACGATTCCCGAGGACTCCTTCTGGAAGCCGAGGTTCCCGGCAGCACTCAACGGGCGGAACCACGGCATCGGGCGGGTGTTCGATCTGTTCGGCGGACTGCTCGGCCAGAACAACCCAGAGATACTCAACGCTGCCGGGTTCTCGTCGTCGCCGCACTTCATGTATTCGGGTCACTACGACGGCGGACCCCGAGACGGAGAGTGGTTCCAGCTCTACTCGATCGGCTTCGGAGGCATCCCCGGGCGCCCGATAGGGGATGGGCCAGATGGTCATTCACTGTGGCCGTCGTTCGTCAACATCCCCTGTGAGTACCTGGAGTCCTACTACCCGCTTCGGATCGAACGATGGGAGACCATCGCCGACACCGGTGGTGCAGGACTGCACCGAGGGGGAAACGGCGTCGACGTCGCTTACCACTTCGAAGAGCCGGGGACCATCGCGGTCCACGACGACCGTTGGCTCACTTACCCATGGGGTGTCAACGGCGGCAAACCCGGTGCGCGCGGCAGGAAGTGGCTCATCAGGGCGTCAGGTGAGACCGAGGTACTGCCCAGCAAGATCCACGACGTAGAGGTCGGGCGGGGGGATGTCCTGCATTTCGTGACCTGGGGCGGAGGCGGCTGGGGAGACCCACTCGCGCGCGATCCCGAAGTGGTTGCGTTGGAGGTGCGCCGGGGGCTCGTGAGCGTCGACGGTGCGGCCGAGGCGTACGGCGTGGTGTGCGACGACAGAGGAGCGATCGACGCCCCGGCGACCGAGGCGAGGCGACAAAGGCTCAGCGCCGACCGCGGTGAGTTGCCCATCTTCGACATGGGTCCGCCCATCCCTGAGATCCTCGAGCGGTGCGAAACAGAGACGGGCCTGCCCGCACCGAGGCCTCCGGTGAACGTTCGAAAAGCTGTGCGCGCGTGA
- a CDS encoding isochorismatase family protein, whose product MKDTLEDYRASGFGGSLGPGRSAAVLAIDLARAYLDDDSPLRAPVESAVACAGTLVSVARDVGVPVIFTRVSYQPGGIDGGLFTRKIPSLRVFEEGSPLADFVTDPRPEPGETVITKQYASAFFGTSLAATLTARGIDTLYICGLSTSGCIRASATDALQHGFRPLVVADACGDREQRLHDANLLDLQAKYADVLGLDEALAQLRS is encoded by the coding sequence GTGAAGGACACCCTCGAGGACTACCGCGCATCCGGATTCGGTGGGTCGCTGGGACCGGGACGTAGTGCTGCAGTTCTGGCGATCGATCTCGCCAGGGCCTACCTGGACGACGACTCGCCCCTGAGGGCGCCGGTGGAGAGTGCGGTGGCATGCGCCGGAACCCTGGTGTCCGTGGCTCGAGACGTCGGGGTCCCGGTGATCTTCACACGAGTCAGTTACCAGCCCGGTGGGATCGACGGCGGACTGTTCACCCGGAAGATCCCTTCACTGAGGGTTTTCGAGGAGGGATCACCGCTGGCCGACTTCGTCACCGATCCGCGTCCTGAGCCCGGCGAGACCGTGATCACGAAACAGTATGCGAGTGCCTTCTTCGGAACGTCGTTGGCAGCCACGTTGACGGCCCGAGGGATCGACACTCTCTACATCTGCGGGCTCAGCACCAGCGGGTGCATCCGAGCGAGCGCAACCGACGCGCTCCAACACGGATTTCGGCCACTGGTGGTCGCCGACGCGTGCGGCGATAGAGAACAGCGCCTGCACGACGCCAACCTGCTCGATCTGCAGGCGAAGTACGCAGACGTCCTGGGCCTCGACGAAGCGCTCGCGCAACTGAGGTCCTAG